One genomic segment of Humidesulfovibrio mexicanus includes these proteins:
- the pgsA gene encoding CDP-diacylglycerol--glycerol-3-phosphate 3-phosphatidyltransferase: MTLNLANMLTLARIFAVPVIVVLLYLEQAMQTVLLAYLSAIVFALASLTDMADGYVARRQNLITNLGKFLDPLADKLLIGSVLIMLVELGWVEAWIVVVIICRELAVTGMRGVAADRGVVIAADRFGKMKTIAQSLALVPLLAHYPIFGYDPAPLGMFVLYVALGLTVFSGGNYLYNFYKNWLQAE; encoded by the coding sequence ATGACCTTGAATCTGGCCAACATGTTGACCCTGGCGCGCATCTTTGCGGTGCCGGTCATCGTCGTGCTCCTGTATCTGGAACAGGCGATGCAAACTGTGTTGCTGGCCTATCTTTCCGCTATCGTGTTCGCTTTGGCTTCGCTCACAGACATGGCCGATGGCTACGTCGCCCGCAGGCAGAATCTCATCACCAACCTTGGGAAGTTCCTCGATCCCCTCGCGGACAAGCTGCTCATCGGGTCGGTGTTGATCATGCTCGTGGAGTTGGGGTGGGTCGAGGCCTGGATCGTTGTGGTCATCATTTGCCGCGAGTTGGCCGTGACCGGAATGCGCGGTGTCGCTGCCGACCGCGGGGTCGTCATCGCTGCGGATCGCTTCGGAAAGATGAAGACAATAGCCCAGAGCTTGGCATTGGTGCCCTTGCTGGCCCATTACCCGATATTTGGATACGATCCAGCGCCTCTCGGCATGTTTGTGCTTTATGTCGCTCTTGGACTTACGGTTTTTTCGGGGGGGAATTATCTGTACAATTTCTATAAGAACTGGTTACAAGCCGAGTGA
- a CDS encoding Mrp/NBP35 family ATP-binding protein → MSSCTGSSCSSANKGETNAKLAMQDQLISLTLQRIRYKLFVMSGKGGVGKSSVSVNIAAALAAKGFKVGLMDVDIHGPSVPRLLGLTGQLEQDRGSLVKPKQYNDNLHVVSMDSLLLDPDQAVMWRGPMKTSAIRQFISDVQWGELDFLVVDSPPGTGDEPMTVLKLIPDALAVVVTTPQEISLADVRKAINFLQYAQANILGVVENMSGLACPHCGKIIDLFKQGGGKELADQYGLEFLGAIPLDPATVVAGDMGTPVVLLPGETPAKTALLALGDRVAHAAQTSLEAASTVHK, encoded by the coding sequence GTGAGTTCGTGCACCGGTAGTTCCTGTTCCTCGGCCAACAAGGGTGAAACCAACGCAAAGCTGGCCATGCAGGATCAGCTTATTTCCCTTACCCTTCAGCGCATCCGCTACAAGTTGTTTGTCATGAGCGGCAAGGGCGGCGTCGGGAAAAGCTCCGTTTCCGTCAACATAGCCGCTGCGCTCGCCGCAAAGGGATTCAAGGTCGGGCTTATGGACGTGGACATCCATGGCCCCAGCGTGCCGCGGCTGCTTGGCCTCACGGGGCAATTGGAGCAGGATCGCGGCAGCCTCGTCAAACCAAAGCAGTACAACGACAACCTTCACGTGGTGTCCATGGACTCGCTGCTGCTGGATCCGGACCAGGCCGTGATGTGGCGCGGGCCCATGAAGACTTCGGCCATTCGCCAGTTCATTTCCGATGTGCAATGGGGCGAGCTTGACTTTCTGGTCGTGGACTCGCCTCCGGGCACCGGCGACGAGCCCATGACGGTGCTGAAGCTCATCCCGGACGCATTGGCCGTGGTCGTCACCACCCCGCAGGAAATATCCCTCGCCGATGTGCGCAAGGCGATCAATTTCCTTCAGTACGCCCAGGCCAACATTCTTGGCGTTGTGGAGAACATGAGCGGGCTTGCCTGCCCGCATTGCGGCAAGATCATCGATCTTTTCAAGCAGGGCGGCGGAAAGGAGCTGGCAGACCAGTACGGGCTGGAGTTCCTCGGCGCCATCCCCCTTGATCCAGCCACTGTCGTAGCCGGGGATATGGGGACGCCGGTGGTGCTTCTGCCTGGTGAAACCCCTGCCAAGACCGCCTTGCTGGCGCTTGGAGACCGCGTCGCCCATGCGGCTCAGACCAGCCTGGAGGCCGCTTCCACCGTCCACAAGTAG
- a CDS encoding protein-L-isoaspartate(D-aspartate) O-methyltransferase, which yields MRVDPKRQRERMVSEQLVSRGIKDARVLAVMGELPRHLFVEEALARQAYMDAPLPIGEGQTISQPYIVALMSELLMVEPGMKVLEIGTGSGYQSAVLAKLGADVYTVERIPKLCTRARERLLSLGLFNIHVKQDDGTLGWPSAAPFDRIIVTAGGPEVPAPLVEQLAEDGRLVIPVGSSRRSQRLILVERQPDGPQWSEVCPVAFVDLVGEHGW from the coding sequence ATGCGGGTTGATCCGAAACGACAACGCGAACGCATGGTGAGCGAGCAACTCGTGTCACGAGGCATCAAAGACGCCAGGGTTCTCGCAGTCATGGGCGAACTGCCCAGGCATCTTTTCGTGGAGGAGGCCCTGGCCAGGCAGGCATATATGGACGCCCCCCTGCCGATTGGCGAAGGGCAGACCATTTCGCAGCCGTATATCGTCGCCCTCATGAGCGAGTTGCTCATGGTGGAGCCCGGCATGAAGGTGTTGGAAATCGGCACGGGTTCCGGATACCAGTCTGCTGTGTTGGCCAAGCTTGGAGCGGACGTGTACACAGTTGAGCGCATTCCGAAGCTTTGCACGCGCGCGCGCGAACGGCTTTTGTCGCTTGGGCTGTTCAATATCCATGTGAAACAGGATGATGGCACTTTGGGATGGCCAAGCGCCGCGCCCTTCGACCGCATCATCGTCACCGCAGGGGGACCGGAGGTTCCCGCCCCTCTTGTGGAGCAGTTGGCCGAGGACGGGCGTCTCGTCATCCCTGTCGGCTCCAGTCGGCGCTCCCAGCGGTTGATCCTTGTTGAGCGGCAGCCGGACGGACCGCAATGGAGCGAGGTGTGCCCCGTGGCCTTCGTCGATCTCGTCGGTGAGCATGGTTGGTAG
- a CDS encoding CBS domain-containing protein — protein MFKIRELMTTPVYSLRETDTLQSARVLMDKKRIRHVPITTADNAFRGLITNRDVLANTISHLANIDPATQNEIDAGIPLQEIMRTDVCIISPEETVREAAHILYNHKYGCLPVVEDGKLVGIVTEADFLQLTMQLLDAMEPSELA, from the coding sequence ATGTTCAAAATCCGAGAACTCATGACAACCCCCGTCTATTCCCTGCGCGAAACGGATACGCTCCAAAGCGCACGGGTGCTCATGGACAAGAAGCGCATTCGGCATGTGCCCATTACAACCGCCGACAACGCCTTTCGGGGGCTGATCACCAATCGCGACGTGCTGGCGAACACCATTTCCCACCTTGCCAATATTGACCCTGCAACACAAAACGAAATCGACGCCGGCATTCCCTTGCAGGAAATCATGCGCACAGACGTGTGCATCATCTCCCCGGAAGAAACCGTGCGCGAAGCTGCGCACATTCTGTACAATCACAAGTACGGTTGCCTTCCTGTCGTTGAGGACGGAAAACTCGTCGGCATTGTCACCGAGGCCGACTTCCTCCAGCTGACCATGCAGCTTCTGGACGCAATGGAACCTTCCGAACTGGCCTGA
- a CDS encoding M23 family metallopeptidase has protein sequence MKIHQNAKKRPGFPLRASLPVIGIVLLALAAIFVLRDGGSPTIKLSPQTGAASYTTEFSLDLSAGKSGLKECSVVAAQDGKRVELLRESFSDKRPAHAAAFRLPREAGFKEGSVELSVIVRSNAMLSFLGRGKASLVQQITLDFTPPRLSVTPGVHNVNQGGGAAVSYTVSKPVESTGVMVGSHLFPGYQQPDGRYLCYFAMPHDMQPSQFKPKVIARDKAGNEATQNVSVLAIPKPFKADKLNIPDEFLNSKMPQYTALYPSETSPLEIYKRVNTELRDKNVTELLKIGKDTSPTPLWSGPFLRLPNAASRAGFGDQRDYFYQGEKIDHQTHMGVDLASVANAPVPAANSGRVVLAEFFGIYGNCVIIDHGLGLQSLYSHLDEMSVTKGTQVKKGDIIGKTGTTGLAGGDHLHFGMIIGGLQVNPVEWWDDHWIKDNILEHTGK, from the coding sequence ATGAAGATTCATCAAAACGCCAAGAAACGTCCCGGCTTTCCACTCCGCGCCAGCCTCCCTGTCATCGGCATCGTCCTGCTGGCCCTTGCAGCAATCTTTGTGCTTCGCGATGGCGGGTCCCCCACCATCAAGCTTTCCCCACAGACGGGTGCCGCGTCCTACACCACGGAGTTTTCACTTGATTTGTCGGCCGGAAAATCCGGTCTCAAGGAATGCTCCGTCGTGGCGGCGCAAGACGGCAAGCGTGTGGAGCTGCTGCGCGAGTCCTTCTCCGACAAACGCCCGGCGCACGCAGCGGCGTTCCGCCTTCCCCGCGAGGCCGGGTTCAAGGAAGGGTCCGTGGAGCTTTCCGTCATTGTTCGCAGCAACGCCATGCTCTCATTTCTCGGCCGAGGCAAGGCCAGCCTGGTGCAGCAGATCACCCTCGACTTCACCCCGCCCCGTTTGAGCGTGACCCCCGGCGTCCACAACGTGAACCAGGGAGGCGGCGCAGCGGTAAGCTACACCGTTTCCAAGCCTGTGGAGAGCACAGGCGTCATGGTCGGGTCGCACCTCTTCCCGGGCTACCAGCAGCCTGACGGCCGGTATCTCTGCTATTTTGCAATGCCGCACGACATGCAGCCCAGCCAGTTCAAGCCAAAGGTCATCGCCCGTGACAAGGCCGGCAACGAGGCCACGCAAAACGTGAGCGTCCTGGCGATCCCCAAGCCCTTCAAGGCGGACAAGCTCAACATCCCCGACGAATTCTTGAACAGCAAGATGCCGCAGTACACCGCCCTGTATCCGTCCGAAACATCGCCACTGGAGATATACAAGCGCGTCAACACGGAATTGCGGGACAAAAACGTCACGGAGCTGCTCAAGATCGGCAAGGATACCTCCCCCACTCCGTTGTGGAGCGGACCTTTCCTGCGGCTGCCCAACGCGGCGAGCAGGGCGGGATTCGGCGACCAACGCGACTATTTCTACCAAGGCGAAAAGATCGACCACCAGACCCACATGGGCGTGGATCTGGCCAGCGTGGCCAACGCACCTGTCCCGGCCGCAAACTCCGGCCGCGTGGTTCTGGCGGAATTCTTTGGCATCTATGGCAACTGCGTCATCATCGACCACGGGCTTGGGCTGCAAAGCCTGTACTCGCACCTGGACGAAATGAGCGTGACCAAGGGCACGCAGGTCAAGAAGGGCGACATCATCGGCAAGACAGGCACTACAGGCTTGGCCGGAGGAGACCACCTGCACTTCGGCATGATCATTGGAGGACTGCAGGTGAACCCGGTGGAATGGTGGGACGATCATTGGATCAAAGACAATATTCTCGAGCACACTGGAAAGTAG
- a CDS encoding YjdF family protein, with protein sequence METVTVRLLILFEAGFWVGYFERECAGECSAARHVFGQEPGIAELGAFVQGTGYGRLLWARAEQGSIGPQPKLSPKRRLREIARTLRDVCAVSKARQSVQAEREARKIERLSARSARREALRDERFVERCERRKRKRRGH encoded by the coding sequence GTGGAGACCGTCACAGTTCGACTCTTGATTCTGTTCGAGGCTGGGTTTTGGGTTGGGTATTTTGAACGCGAGTGCGCTGGAGAATGCTCAGCGGCGCGTCATGTGTTCGGCCAGGAGCCTGGGATCGCTGAACTTGGTGCGTTTGTCCAAGGCACCGGGTATGGTCGTCTCCTTTGGGCGCGTGCGGAGCAGGGCAGCATCGGGCCCCAGCCAAAGCTTAGTCCGAAGCGACGCCTGCGAGAGATCGCCCGCACCTTGCGCGACGTTTGCGCAGTCTCGAAGGCGAGACAGTCGGTCCAGGCAGAGCGCGAGGCTCGCAAGATTGAACGCCTGTCCGCACGGTCGGCCCGGCGTGAAGCCCTGCGCGACGAGCGTTTTGTGGAGCGTTGCGAACGGCGAAAGCGCAAGCGGCGAGGCCATTAA
- the lon gene encoding endopeptidase La: protein MTDNDALERDIQPDDSVLPLMSLREVVMFPRSIVPLFVGRDASIKAIESAIALHDKHIFLVTQRSPEKEKPEADELFAVGTVSRILQMLRLPDGTIKVLFEGLYRANWNILPTDPADAGDFPLVRVDRLEEVPGDAGEGDALIRAANESLEAYARSNKKLAPESLLAMAALREPGALADAVMPHLKVDFERKQRALEISDAVKRLEYVYELLLGEIEIASIEKRVKGRVKGQMEKNQREYYLNEQMKAIHKEMGREDDPAAEALELEKRLDAKIMSDESRERARKEIKKLRQMQPSSAEYTVLRNYVDWVLDLPWGVLKESELDISRSRSVLDEDHYGLEKPKERILEYIAVQSLVKTMKGPILCFVGPPGVGKTSIAKSIARAMDREFVRISLGGVRDEAEIRGHRRTYVGALPGKIIHSLRRCEFNNPVICLDEVDKMSTDFRGDPSAALLEVLDPEQNYAFNDHYLDLDYDLSKVFFITTANTLDSIPLPLRDRMEIIRLPGYLETEKLKIAKQFLLGKQREQHGLTEEQLTVSDNAVLEIIRRYTREAGVRSLEREIAALCRKAAMKIVEDKTVTTVPVTRQSVAALLGVPKFRHEQREDKSQVGVTTGLAWTQMGGELLLIEVVLMSGSGKVEITGKLGEVMQESARAALSYLRSRSDLFGLKRDFHKEIDIHVHVPEGATPKDGPSAGVALATSIVSALLNIPVRNDVAMTGEITLRGRVLPIGGLREKLLAAHRGLVGTVFIPAENEKDLKEVPEEILKDLKIVPVETVDIVLEQALECGSSNALFCGRDNISPLSDLLVKEEYQRPTH from the coding sequence ATGACCGACAACGACGCTCTTGAGCGCGACATTCAGCCGGACGATTCCGTGTTGCCCCTCATGTCCCTGCGCGAAGTGGTGATGTTCCCACGCTCCATCGTGCCCCTGTTCGTGGGGCGAGATGCCTCAATAAAGGCCATCGAGAGTGCCATCGCCCTCCACGACAAGCACATCTTCCTTGTCACCCAACGTTCTCCGGAAAAGGAGAAGCCCGAGGCGGACGAGCTTTTTGCTGTGGGCACGGTGAGCCGCATTTTGCAGATGCTGCGATTGCCCGATGGCACCATCAAGGTGCTTTTCGAGGGTTTGTACCGGGCCAATTGGAATATTTTGCCCACCGATCCGGCCGATGCCGGGGATTTCCCCCTTGTGCGGGTTGACCGCCTGGAGGAAGTGCCCGGTGATGCGGGGGAGGGCGACGCCCTTATCCGCGCCGCGAACGAATCGCTGGAGGCGTACGCCAGAAGCAACAAGAAGCTTGCGCCGGAATCCCTGCTTGCAATGGCCGCGCTGCGCGAGCCAGGCGCCTTGGCTGATGCCGTGATGCCGCATTTAAAAGTGGATTTCGAGCGCAAGCAGCGCGCTCTGGAAATCTCTGATGCGGTCAAGCGCCTTGAATACGTGTATGAGCTTTTGCTTGGCGAGATTGAGATCGCCTCCATCGAAAAGCGCGTCAAGGGGCGCGTGAAAGGCCAGATGGAGAAGAACCAGCGCGAGTATTACCTGAACGAGCAGATGAAGGCCATCCACAAGGAGATGGGCCGGGAGGACGATCCCGCCGCCGAGGCCTTGGAGCTTGAGAAGCGTCTGGACGCCAAGATCATGAGCGACGAATCGCGTGAGCGCGCCCGGAAGGAGATCAAGAAGCTCAGGCAGATGCAGCCATCCAGCGCCGAGTACACCGTGCTGCGGAATTATGTCGACTGGGTGCTGGACCTGCCTTGGGGCGTACTCAAGGAATCCGAACTGGACATTTCCCGTTCCCGGTCCGTGCTGGATGAGGACCATTACGGTCTGGAAAAGCCCAAGGAGCGCATCCTCGAATACATCGCCGTGCAGAGCCTGGTCAAAACCATGAAAGGCCCGATCTTGTGCTTTGTCGGTCCTCCGGGGGTGGGCAAGACCTCCATCGCCAAGTCCATCGCACGGGCCATGGATCGCGAGTTCGTGCGCATCTCCCTTGGCGGCGTTCGCGACGAGGCCGAGATTCGCGGCCACCGGCGAACCTATGTGGGCGCGCTGCCGGGCAAGATCATCCATTCCCTCAGGCGCTGCGAGTTCAACAACCCCGTCATCTGCCTGGACGAGGTGGACAAGATGAGCACCGACTTCCGCGGCGATCCTTCCGCCGCGCTGCTGGAAGTGCTTGATCCGGAGCAGAACTACGCCTTCAACGACCACTACCTGGACCTGGACTACGACCTGTCCAAGGTCTTCTTCATCACCACGGCAAATACTCTCGATTCCATCCCGCTGCCGTTGCGCGACCGCATGGAGATCATCCGCCTGCCCGGCTACCTGGAGACGGAAAAGTTGAAAATCGCCAAGCAGTTTTTGCTTGGCAAGCAGCGCGAGCAGCACGGTCTGACAGAGGAGCAACTTACCGTCTCCGACAATGCGGTGCTGGAGATCATCCGCCGCTACACGCGTGAGGCGGGGGTGCGCAGCCTGGAGCGAGAGATTGCCGCCCTGTGCCGCAAAGCGGCCATGAAGATTGTTGAGGACAAAACGGTCACTACGGTTCCCGTTACCAGGCAGAGCGTTGCGGCCCTGCTTGGCGTGCCCAAGTTCCGGCACGAGCAGCGCGAGGACAAGAGCCAGGTGGGGGTGACCACCGGCCTGGCCTGGACCCAGATGGGCGGCGAGTTGCTGCTCATTGAGGTTGTCCTCATGAGCGGCTCGGGCAAGGTGGAGATCACCGGCAAGCTGGGTGAGGTGATGCAGGAGTCGGCGCGCGCAGCACTTTCCTATCTGCGTTCACGTTCGGACCTTTTCGGCCTCAAGCGCGACTTCCATAAGGAGATCGACATTCACGTGCATGTGCCCGAGGGTGCGACCCCCAAGGACGGCCCTTCCGCCGGTGTGGCCCTGGCCACATCCATCGTCTCGGCCTTGCTGAACATCCCCGTGCGCAACGATGTGGCCATGACAGGGGAGATAACCCTGCGTGGCCGTGTGCTCCCCATTGGCGGCCTGCGTGAAAAGCTGCTTGCTGCGCACCGCGGTCTTGTCGGCACGGTGTTCATTCCTGCGGAGAACGAAAAGGATCTCAAGGAAGTGCCTGAAGAGATATTGAAGGACCTCAAGATTGTGCCTGTTGAGACCGTGGACATTGTGCTGGAGCAGGCCCTGGAATGCGGCAGCTCCAACGCGCTCTTCTGCGGACGGGACAACATCTCCCCCCTGAGCGACCTGCTGGTGAAGGAAGAGTACCAGCGTCCCACGCACTAA
- the clpX gene encoding ATP-dependent Clp protease ATP-binding subunit ClpX produces the protein MDRKKTGSPTDLACSFCGKSQVDVQRLIAGPDVYICDECVGLCNDIIAQEHATEAVGDVRLLPPQEIKALLDQYVIGQDKAKKILSVAVHNHYKRVFYAQNNKDDVEIDKSNILLIGPTGSGKTLLAQTLARILKVPFAIADATTLTEAGYVGEDVENILVALLQNADYDIDAASRGIIYIDEIDKIARKGDSPSITRDVSGEGVQQALLKIIEGTEANIPPKGGRKHPQQEFIRMNTSNILFILGGAFIGLDKMIQQRMQGASMGFGGKVESKKEIAMGELLASSQPNDLIKFGLIPEFVGRIPIVTALDELTSEDLVRILTEPKNALVKQYQKLFELDKVGLRFTENALKAIAKQAIARKTGARGLRNVLESTMLDIMYKLPSLTGVKECVINSAVIEKGMEPLILFHQEVKSA, from the coding sequence ATGGACAGGAAAAAGACCGGCTCTCCCACGGACCTTGCCTGCTCGTTTTGCGGCAAGAGCCAGGTGGATGTGCAGCGGCTCATCGCCGGCCCGGATGTGTACATTTGCGACGAGTGCGTCGGGCTGTGCAACGACATCATCGCGCAGGAGCACGCGACAGAGGCCGTGGGCGATGTGCGCTTGCTGCCTCCGCAGGAAATCAAGGCGCTGCTCGACCAGTACGTCATCGGGCAGGACAAGGCCAAGAAGATCCTTTCCGTGGCCGTGCACAACCACTACAAGCGCGTCTTCTATGCTCAGAACAACAAGGACGATGTGGAGATCGACAAGAGCAACATCCTCTTGATCGGCCCAACCGGCTCCGGAAAGACGCTGCTCGCACAGACCCTTGCGCGCATCCTTAAGGTGCCCTTCGCCATCGCCGACGCCACCACCCTCACCGAGGCCGGTTACGTGGGCGAGGACGTTGAGAACATCCTGGTGGCGCTGCTGCAGAACGCCGACTATGACATCGACGCGGCCAGCCGGGGCATCATCTACATCGACGAGATCGACAAGATCGCGAGAAAGGGCGACAGCCCCTCCATCACCCGCGATGTTTCCGGCGAGGGCGTGCAGCAGGCCTTGCTCAAGATCATTGAGGGCACCGAGGCCAACATTCCCCCCAAGGGCGGCCGCAAGCACCCGCAGCAGGAATTCATCCGGATGAACACCTCGAACATCCTGTTCATCCTGGGCGGTGCCTTCATCGGCCTGGACAAGATGATCCAACAGCGGATGCAGGGGGCCAGCATGGGCTTTGGCGGCAAGGTGGAGAGCAAGAAGGAGATCGCCATGGGCGAACTGCTCGCCTCCAGCCAGCCCAACGATCTCATCAAGTTCGGGCTCATTCCGGAGTTCGTGGGCCGCATTCCCATCGTCACAGCCCTGGACGAGCTCACCAGCGAAGACCTGGTCCGCATCCTCACAGAGCCCAAGAACGCGCTGGTCAAGCAGTACCAGAAGCTTTTCGAATTGGACAAGGTGGGGCTGCGCTTTACGGAGAACGCCCTGAAAGCCATCGCCAAGCAGGCCATCGCCCGTAAGACCGGGGCGCGCGGCCTGCGCAATGTGCTTGAAAGCACCATGCTCGACATCATGTACAAGCTGCCCTCGCTCACCGGCGTCAAAGAGTGCGTCATCAACAGCGCCGTCATTGAGAAGGGCATGGAACCCCTCATCCTGTTTCATCAGGAGGTCAAGAGCGCATAG
- the clpP gene encoding ATP-dependent Clp endopeptidase proteolytic subunit ClpP, with the protein MPAVPIVIETTGRTERAYDIYSRLLKDRIILLGSSIDDHVASLVCAQLLFLESEDPEKEIYMYINSPGGVVTAGMAIYDTMQYIAPPVATLCMGQAASMAALLLCAGEKGMRYALPHSRILIHQPLGGAQGQATDIGIQAREILRMREELNGILSGHTGQSLERIEKDTERDYFMTAGEALEYGIIDTIMVKRGDAEKKA; encoded by the coding sequence ATGCCCGCAGTCCCCATCGTCATTGAGACCACCGGCCGCACCGAGCGCGCCTATGACATTTATTCGCGCCTGCTCAAGGACCGCATCATCCTGCTCGGCAGCTCCATCGACGACCACGTGGCCAGCCTCGTGTGCGCACAGCTTCTTTTTCTTGAGTCCGAGGATCCTGAAAAAGAAATCTACATGTATATCAACTCGCCGGGGGGCGTGGTGACCGCCGGAATGGCGATATACGACACCATGCAGTACATAGCGCCGCCTGTGGCCACCTTGTGCATGGGTCAGGCCGCCAGCATGGCAGCCCTGCTTCTGTGTGCTGGCGAAAAGGGAATGCGCTACGCTTTGCCGCACAGCCGCATCCTCATTCACCAGCCGCTGGGCGGCGCGCAGGGACAGGCGACCGACATCGGCATCCAGGCCCGCGAGATTTTGCGTATGCGCGAGGAGCTGAACGGCATTCTCTCCGGGCACACCGGACAGAGCCTGGAGCGCATTGAAAAGGACACCGAGCGTGACTACTTCATGACTGCGGGCGAGGCCCTGGAATACGGCATCATCGACACCATCATGGTCAAGCGCGGCGACGCGGAAAAGAAGGCCTAA
- the tig gene encoding trigger factor, translating to MEYKVEELSPVKRKINITVPVEEVNAALSTAVALYRHRYEIKGFRRGKAPSSVVESKYRTQIYQEATTDLVNYQINEALGSLGVMPLSRIDVDAKELVRDQELNYSIEFEVAPDFPLPDYESLAVDVEKAEVKPEEITEVEQRILSNAATVKPISEVRLAKEGDIVVITFGAYKDGEVYQGIQAENFELTIGEKQALPEFEDLLKTLKPGENGECEITFPEDFINPAMAGQTLTMRATLHAIKERILPELTDEVAKRAGGFESVEKMREAIEKSYLQSREQLNKSMAQKKLLDQLVAKVEYPLPPSMVENRIDRLLADLEQKLDRQGKSLSALGKSLEELREAHRAQAEEAVRGEIMLLAIAKKENLDVKSEEIDVALTQVARQHGQDLLSVKQYYEENNLIFPLKDRILADKAIELVYARAAKTEVAAAAAEEKKEEAPAKPKRTRAKKAETPKE from the coding sequence ATGGAATACAAGGTTGAAGAACTTTCTCCGGTGAAGCGCAAAATCAACATCACGGTCCCGGTGGAGGAGGTCAACGCCGCCCTTTCCACCGCCGTGGCCCTGTACCGCCACCGTTACGAGATCAAGGGCTTCCGTCGCGGCAAGGCCCCATCCTCCGTGGTTGAAAGCAAGTATCGGACGCAGATCTACCAGGAGGCCACAACCGATCTGGTGAACTACCAGATCAACGAGGCCCTTGGGTCCTTGGGCGTCATGCCCCTGTCGCGTATCGATGTGGACGCGAAGGAACTGGTCCGCGACCAGGAGCTCAATTATTCCATCGAATTTGAAGTCGCGCCGGACTTCCCCTTGCCGGATTACGAAAGCTTGGCCGTGGACGTTGAAAAGGCCGAGGTGAAGCCGGAGGAGATCACGGAAGTCGAACAGCGCATTTTGAGCAATGCCGCCACAGTGAAGCCCATTTCCGAGGTCCGTTTGGCCAAGGAAGGGGATATTGTGGTCATCACCTTCGGCGCCTACAAGGACGGCGAGGTGTACCAGGGCATTCAGGCAGAGAATTTCGAGCTGACCATTGGCGAAAAGCAGGCCCTGCCCGAGTTTGAGGATCTGCTCAAAACCCTCAAGCCAGGCGAGAACGGGGAATGCGAGATCACCTTCCCGGAGGATTTCATCAATCCCGCCATGGCTGGACAGACGCTCACCATGCGCGCCACGCTGCACGCCATCAAGGAGCGTATTCTGCCCGAGCTCACCGATGAGGTGGCCAAGCGGGCCGGGGGCTTCGAGTCCGTTGAGAAGATGCGCGAAGCCATTGAGAAGAGCTACCTGCAAAGCCGTGAGCAATTGAACAAGTCCATGGCGCAGAAGAAGCTTCTGGACCAGCTGGTGGCGAAGGTGGAGTATCCTCTGCCGCCCAGCATGGTTGAAAACCGCATCGATCGTTTGCTCGCCGACCTTGAGCAGAAGCTCGACCGCCAGGGCAAGAGCCTGTCCGCCCTTGGCAAGTCCTTGGAGGAGTTGCGCGAGGCGCACCGCGCCCAGGCCGAGGAGGCCGTCCGCGGAGAGATCATGCTGCTGGCCATCGCCAAGAAGGAAAACCTTGATGTCAAGTCCGAGGAAATCGACGTGGCGTTGACCCAGGTTGCCCGCCAGCATGGCCAGGATCTGCTTTCCGTGAAGCAGTACTACGAGGAAAACAATCTCATCTTCCCGCTGAAGGACCGCATCCTTGCCGACAAGGCCATTGAGCTGGTTTACGCCCGTGCGGCAAAGACCGAGGTTGCAGCAGCCGCTGCGGAGGAGAAGAAGGAGGAGGCGCCGGCCAAGCCCAAGCGCACCCGCGCCAAGAAGGCCGAGACCCCCAAGGAGTAG